In a single window of the Niabella ginsenosidivorans genome:
- a CDS encoding YcxB family protein yields MKIVTGLMILTVLFSLLFPEIVKPDMPNVFLFPFIFLVVLPVFVYVASKRDFKNNRRMHEQVEYVFDDQNLVINGESFNMTMTWDKIFRVTKTKRWILFWQTRNMASLVPLKDISAGDMLLLKKILNERGVKNNL; encoded by the coding sequence ATGAAAATCGTTACAGGGCTGATGATTTTAACGGTACTCTTTTCACTCTTGTTTCCGGAAATAGTAAAACCGGATATGCCAAACGTGTTTCTATTTCCATTCATCTTCCTGGTTGTGCTCCCTGTTTTTGTATATGTAGCGTCTAAAAGGGATTTTAAGAATAATCGCCGGATGCATGAACAGGTAGAATATGTTTTTGACGATCAAAACCTGGTTATTAACGGGGAATCATTTAATATGACCATGACCTGGGATAAGATTTTCAGGGTTACTAAAACCAAAAGGTGGATACTTTTTTGGCAAACCCGGAATATGGCAAGCCTGGTGCCGTTGAAAGACATTTCAGCAGGCGACATGCTCCTGTTAAAAAAAATACTTAATGAACGTGGTGTAAAAAATAACCTATAA
- a CDS encoding TIR domain-containing protein, producing the protein MKIFLSWSGDLSHKIAIEFREWLPFVIQSVEPYVSSEDIDKGSRWSIDIAKELENSSFGILCVTPLNIDAPWLNFEAGALSKAFSTSNVSPFLFGLKPSDLKKSPLLQFQSTLYDKKDLLKLVLSINNVLGKDKLDEAKLKMTFDVWYEQLKSKLDPILKEATTNKANAKTQDKIETKSNEAVEEILELTREQFKILRNPEAILPPQYISYILKEFSPNFKIDTKIARDLDFGFKNLKMAISKLPEEVMTENLDLDRALMRLERAIIYLIENYKRRPTRSLFEE; encoded by the coding sequence ATGAAAATATTTTTAAGTTGGTCAGGTGACCTAAGTCATAAAATTGCCATAGAATTCAGGGAATGGCTACCTTTTGTTATTCAATCAGTAGAACCTTATGTTTCTTCAGAAGACATAGATAAGGGTTCTAGGTGGAGTATTGACATTGCTAAAGAGTTAGAAAATTCTTCTTTTGGCATTTTATGTGTGACACCATTAAATATCGACGCGCCTTGGTTAAATTTTGAAGCGGGCGCATTATCAAAAGCCTTTAGTACTAGCAATGTTTCACCTTTTTTATTTGGTTTGAAACCTTCTGACCTAAAGAAAAGCCCTTTGCTACAGTTTCAATCAACATTGTATGATAAGAAAGATCTATTAAAACTTGTCTTGAGTATAAACAATGTTCTTGGAAAAGATAAACTTGATGAAGCAAAGCTGAAAATGACATTTGACGTTTGGTACGAACAGCTAAAATCAAAACTTGACCCAATACTAAAGGAAGCAACAACCAACAAGGCTAATGCTAAAACACAAGATAAAATTGAAACGAAATCTAATGAAGCTGTTGAAGAAATATTGGAACTAACGAGAGAACAATTTAAGATATTACGAAATCCAGAAGCTATATTACCACCACAATATATTTCTTACATATTAAAAGAGTTTAGTCCAAATTTTAAAATTGATACCAAGATTGCGAGGGATTTAGATTTTGGGTTTAAGAATTTGAAAATGGCAATTTCAAAATTGCCAGAAGAAGTAATGACAGAAAATCTAGATTTAGACAGAGCACTAATGCGATTAGAAAGAGCAATTATTTACCTAATTGAAAATTATAAAAGAAGACCGACACGAAGTTTATTCGAAGAATAA
- a CDS encoding exodeoxyribonuclease X C-terminal domain-containing protein translates to MSLNIFEIWDGIGRQTPFAVRRDHWGEEQHAVVERIECEKLPYGKAFGYPVVNGQNSDRFEYDEQWRNEKLIPCCGCYQWTFIEDAEINKDKKLSDQYRKRLNKALSIFSKLTFGKHKGYTVEQAFLQNNQYIEWALLNVEKFCLTKEAIHLLEGMVAGFKFPDQIKRINDQKLLLCLKE, encoded by the coding sequence ATGAGCTTAAACATATTTGAAATATGGGATGGCATAGGACGTCAGACTCCGTTTGCTGTAAGACGTGACCATTGGGGCGAAGAACAACATGCAGTTGTTGAAAGGATTGAATGTGAAAAGTTACCTTATGGAAAGGCTTTCGGCTATCCGGTAGTTAACGGACAAAATTCAGATCGTTTCGAGTATGATGAACAATGGCGTAATGAAAAATTAATTCCATGCTGTGGGTGTTACCAATGGACATTTATTGAAGATGCCGAAATAAACAAAGACAAAAAATTATCAGACCAGTATCGAAAACGTTTAAATAAGGCTTTGTCTATTTTCTCAAAGTTGACCTTTGGTAAGCATAAGGGATATACAGTTGAGCAAGCATTTCTTCAAAACAATCAGTATATTGAATGGGCATTACTGAATGTTGAAAAATTCTGTTTAACAAAGGAGGCGATACATTTATTGGAGGGAATGGTAGCAGGGTTTAAGTTTCCTGATCAAATAAAAAGAATAAATGATCAGAAGTTATTGCTGTGTTTAAAAGAGTAA